TTAAACTTATAATATTTAATATTACTATAGATATAAAATGTATGTTTTTAATCTTTAATTTGTGCCTTATAAAGCAAAAATACATAGATTTTATAAACGTGTATACAGCTAATATATACATATCTATTTTTGTAAATTTATAATTGTTAGAAATTATATATACATATATCAAAACTTCTACAAAATATATAAAGTTTATATATTTTGTATTTTTAATTTTTTCAAAAAAACCTATGTATATACCATTTACGAGTGCAGCTATCATAATGATTAAGTTTATATCCAAGATTCTCCCAAAATTACTTGTATAATTAATCATATATTCCCACCTTTTATCCCTTAATTTACTATTTACAATTATATTAGCAGATACTTTCCAAATATTTTGTCATTTCTTGAATAAGCAAAAAATAATTTTTATTTCTTAATAGCAAAAAAAGCCTTAATTAAGGCTTTTTTCACATTTTAATTCTTTTCTTAACTTTTTCAATGCTCGTTTTTCTATTCTAGAAACATACGATCTAGAAATATCCAACTTTTGAGCAATTTCTCTTTGTGTTTTATATCCAAGAGGAGTTAATCCATATCTTAACTTTACAATTTCTCTTTCTCTTGGACTTAATATATTTTCCAATTTTTCATAAAGCTTACTGATTTGAACCTTTAACTCTACTTGGTCTAAAATATGGTCTATATCAGTACCAAGTACATCAATTAAACTTATTTCATTACCTTCCTTGTCAGTGCCTATAGGATCTTGTAATGAAACTTGCACTTTATTTTTCTTATTAGTTCTTATGTTCATTAATATTTCATTTTCTATACATTTTGACGCATACGTAGCTAATCGAGTTCCTTTTTCCACGTTATAAGTTTCTATAGCTTTTATAAGACCTATTGTCCCTATAGAAATAAGATCATCTTGATCTTCAGTTGAGTTATTATATTTTTTTGCTATATGCGCTACTAATCTCATGTTTCTTTCAATTAATACTTCCTTAGCTGATTCATCTTTTTCTAATTTAAATTTAGTTAGATAATTATACTCTTCTTCAGGAGTTAAGGGTTTTTCAAAAGATTTTAATATAGTCAATCAGGCCACCCCTTTCTTCCTTCCATGTCATTTTAAATTATATGAAAGTGGCCTGATAAAATTGCTTGTATAAAAAAATTTATTTTAATATAGTTTCACAAATCTCTTTAAACAAAGGTGTTGCAGGCTTGCTAGAATCCTTCGTACCTTCAATTATTACAGTTATTGCATATTTAGGATTTTCTTTAGGATAAAATCCTGTTACCCATCCATGTGTTATTATTTTTTTGCCCATAGTTTTATCCGCATTTTCTACATTAATAGTTGCCTGAGTTGTTCCTGTTTTTACTCCACTTCCTTTTTCTAATGTAGCTAATTCTTTTGCTGTTCCTTCACTAGCTACGGACTTCATCATATTTTTTATTTTACTTACAATATATGGAGATATATCTCCTTTATCTTCCTTTGTGGACCTAAAGGCTTTTACGATTTCCTTTTTATTGTTTATTATACTATCATAAATTTGTAAAGGCTTGTATGTTCCATTGTTGGCAATCACTTGCGTCATTTGGTTAACTTGAAGCGGTGTAAACATCATTTGCCCTTGACCAATACATAAGTTAACTATATCTATTTCATCTTTTATAGTTCCGCTTTTTTCTCCATATATATCAATTCCTACTTCCTGATCTAAATGAAGTTTTTTAGCAGTATCCATTATCT
The nucleotide sequence above comes from Paraclostridium bifermentans. Encoded proteins:
- the sigK gene encoding RNA polymerase sporulation sigma factor SigK — translated: MTILKSFEKPLTPEEEYNYLTKFKLEKDESAKEVLIERNMRLVAHIAKKYNNSTEDQDDLISIGTIGLIKAIETYNVEKGTRLATYASKCIENEILMNIRTNKKNKVQVSLQDPIGTDKEGNEISLIDVLGTDIDHILDQVELKVQISKLYEKLENILSPREREIVKLRYGLTPLGYKTQREIAQKLDISRSYVSRIEKRALKKLRKELKCEKSLN